The DNA sequence GTTACCTGGGCGAGGGCTGGCTTGCCCAATTTCCCCTCGTTGATGGCCTTTTTTATCCTGCTGCAGGAGGGGTACCAGCGGCGCTGGCTTACTACCGAAAGCAGACGGCCTGCCCGTTTCCCCGCCTCGATCATCTCGTCGCACTGGGCCGTGGTTAGCGCCATGGGCTTTTCCACCAGAACGTGGCATCCGGCGGCAAAGGCCTCGATGGCTGCATCCCTATGGTTCGGATGGGGGGTGGTGATGATCACCGCATCGACGCCGTCCTTTTGTACCATCGCTTCGGCGCTGTCGCGGGAGACAATGGAGAACTCGGCGGCGAACAGGTCTCGTCGCTGTTTGTTTCGGCCTGCAACAGCGACCAGCCTGGCCCCATCCGCCGCTCTCAGGGCGATGGCGTGGAGGCGTGCAACCTTTCCGTAGCCGATAAGGCCGAAACGCAATGGTTCCTTTTTCATGGTTCAAGTACCACCTTGAGCAGGCCGGGTTCGCGATCGTAAAGTCGATCAAACCAGCTTTGCCCCTCGGAAAGGGGGGCGACGGCACTGATCAGGGGATCAAGATCGATCTTGTTCCGAAGCATCATATCAAGGACCGCAGGATATTCCCCCGATATGGCGCAGGAACCGAAAAGCATGATCTGCCGCGTCACCACCGACTGGAGGGGGAGTTCTATCTTGGGACTGACGTTGCCGATAAGGGTTACCGAACCGCCCTTTCGAACGACCTCCAGGGCGGTCTGTATGGGAGCGCTTGCACCAACCGCTTCGAAGACCCTGTCCGCGCCGCGACCCTGTGTTATCTCCCTTATTTCATCTGCCGCCGTGCCCGATGCGGGATTGATCGCCATATCCGCTCCCAGGGAGCGTGCCGTGGCAAGGCGTTTTTCGTCGGTATCGATGGCGATGACCCGTCCCGAGGCGGCTGCTTTGAGAAACTGGATAAGCAAAAGGCCGATTAGGCCCGTTCCCACCACCGCCATGGTGTCGTTCAACTCGATCGGAGTAATGCTCATGGCATGGGCCGCTACCGCTGCGGGCTCGGTGAGGGAGGCGTCGACAAAGGAAAGCCCTTCTGGAAGCCGGTAGGCGATGTGGTTGGGGATGCGGACATATTCGGCAAAACAGCCGTCCTGGCGGTACTCTTCACAGGAAACCCCCAGTACCCTTCTATTGTCGCAGAGGTTGACCAGCCCCCTGCGGCAGTAATAACAGCTGCTGCAGTAGATGGTCGAATCGAAGGTGACCCGGTCTCCCACCGCAAAGCCGGACACCCCGTTGCCTATGGCTACGATTTCGCCGGAGGCCTCGTGGCCCATGATCACCGGCGGCTTGCGTCTGCCGGTGGAGCCGTCGAAGCCGTGGACATCCGAGCCGCAAATGGCTGCCGCCTTTACCTTGACAATCAGGTCCCTCTCGGAGGCTATCTTCGGCTCCGGGACCTCTTCATAGCTCAGCTGCTTGTAACGGTGCATGACCAGCGCTTTCATTGTGTGCCTACCTTTTTATCGTTGAATCCTGGCGGAACCGCCGGCGGCGAAGGCCTCGACCTGTTCCCTTGTTGCCATGGTGGTATCTCCCGGAAAGCTGGTGAGCAGGGCGCCGTGGGCCCAACCTGTACGCACGGCGTTCTCCGGATCTGCTTCCTCCAGAAGGCTTGCGAAAAGGCCTGCGGCAAATCCATCGCCGCCGCCGACCCGGTCGTAGACATCCAGGCTGCAGACCGGGGCCCGGTGGGCCTTTCCTCCGCTCCAGAGAACCGCGCTCCATTCGTGGTGGTTTGTCGATTTAACCTCTCTCATGGTGGTTGCCACCGCCTTGATGTTGGGATAGCGTTTGCCCACGGTTTCCATCATCGAGATGAAGGCCGAGGGATCAAGTTTGGATACCTTCTCCACCTGGGGGCCGGTCAGGCCAAGCCCTTTCTGCAGATCCTCTTCGTTGCCGACAAGGATATCGACATATTCAGCGATTTCCCCGAGGACCTTTTGGGCCTGCAGCATCGGATCGATGCCTTCTGCTGCGTTGGCACTCCACAACTTTGCGCGATAGTTCAGGTCGAAGGAGACCGTTGCACCCGCTTCTTTTGCCGCCTTCATGCCTTCGATGATGAGTTCCGGAGTAGTGGCCGAGAGGGCTGCAAAGATCCCTCCCGAATGAAACCATCGTACGCCGCCTTCGAAGATCTTTTCCCAGTCGAAACTGCCGGGACCCAGAAGAGCGGCAGCCTCGTTTGCCCTGTTGTAGAAGACCACCGGCGCCCTGACTCCCTGGCCCCGGTCGCTCCAGACCTGTGCCATATTGGGTCCGTGAACACCGTTGTGGGAAAACCGCTTGTAAAAGCCGTCGACCCCCATCCTTCTTACCTCGGCCTCGACCTTCGCTCCGATCGGGTAGTCGACCATGGCGGAGACAACCGCCGTCTTTTTCCCAAAGGCCCTGGCCATGTTGGCGGCCACATTGAACTCCCCTCCTGAAACATGGAGATCGTAGTGATCGGCATACTCGAAGGGAACGATCCCGGGGTCCAATCGTGTTACCAGTGCTCCCAGGGCTATGAAGTCGTAGGTGGATTGTGCCATGCTATACTCCTTATATATAAGCCTGTCGAGGTCGAGAACATCCTCTCTCAGGTTCTACGCTTTGCAATGGCCTGCCGCATCGCTTCGAGATGCGTAACACCTGCCTCATCAAAGCGCTTCATGATCTCAACATAGAGTGCATCGATGACCACCAAATGGGCGATACGCGCGGAAAAGGCCTCGGATACGAAGGAGGTCGATGCGATTTGTACCGAAAGGGATATCTGTCCCGCGCGGGCAAGGGGCGACCGGGGATTGCTGGTAAGCATGATTGTTCTGCAACCCGAATGCTTGAGCTCTTCGACGATGGCGAGGGTATCCATGTTTTCCCCGGTGTGGGAGATGATAAGTGCGGCACAACGCTCACAGGACTGAGAGGCGAGCATCAGCTGCATGTGGTAATCCTCCGCCATAGCGCAATCAAGACCTGTCCTGATGAACTTATGGAACGCATCCCGTGCCACGATATTGGAACCGCCGGTACCGAAAAGGTACAACCGTTCGGATGATGTGATCAGGTCCGCAGCCTCGGTCATCGCCTTACGATCGAGGGTGTTTCTGGAAAGCTCCAGGGTCGAGATGGCGCTGTTGAACACGACCTCGACATCGTCGTCGTTTTCGTTGATCTGCGTTTCGAAAAGGCGGGAAGCCGGAACTACCGTCTCGGTTGCAAGGGCGATCCGAAAACGCTGATAACCGGGATAGCCCAGCTTCTTTACAAAACGTACCAGCGTGGATTCCGATATCCCCACGCTCTCCGCAAGCTCTTCGATGCTGGGATGAACCGCCTCACGAGGGTTGGCAAGGATATAATCCGCAATGAGCCGCTCCTTTTCGCTGAACTCCTTGTATTTCGACTTAATAAGATAGATGCAGCTTATCTCAAGCATGGAAGGCTCCTTGTGATTTCCTGGATATTATAATATGAAAAAAATAATCATGCAAATGAAAAAAATATTTATTTATCTTTTGACTTTCAAAAAAAGGGGGGGGATAATGTGATAAAGCGGTGTTCTGCCGTATTTTGAAAAAAGGAGAGAAAGTATGAAAAGGGTTTTGGTTCTAGTAGTGATGGTAGGCCTGTGTCTGCCTCTCTTTGCCGGAGGCCAGTCTGAGGGGACTGCGTCGGAAAAGCCCCAGGAAATTCGTGTACTTCTTGCAAATCATCCTTACGGCGAATTATTGAAACAGGTGATTCCTGAATTTGAAAAAGAAACAGGTATTAAGGTAAATGTAGAGAGCCTTCAAGAGAGCCAACTGACGCAAAAACTCACCACGGAATTTGCAACAAACTCCTCTACCGTGGATGTGTTTATGACACGACCGCTCCAGGAGGGCTTGCTTTTTATTAAGAACGGTTGGTATGAGCCCCTTGATACCTACGATTTTTCTGATTATCCCTCGAATTCCGTGGATATCGGACGAAAGAATGGTCATGTATACATCATCCCCCTGGTTACCGAATGGCAGGTGATGTATTACCGCAAGGACCTCTTTAAGGCCGCCGGCATCGAAGTCCCGACCAATTTTACCGAACTTGAGGCCGCAGCAAAGGCCCTGACCACCAACGAGGTTGCCGGAATCGGTTCACGAGGAAAGGGTGGGTCTGCGGTTACCCAGCTTTCGAGCTATCTCTACAACTTCGGTGGGCTCTACCTTGATAATAACGTGGCGGTCTTCGATACACCCGAGGCGATCGAGGCCTTCCGCTATTACGGCAGGCTTTTGGGAACATACGGACCTCAGGGGGTAACCTCGATGTCCTGGGAGAATCTGATGCCGGTGTTCCAGGCCGGAAAGCTTGCGATGTGGACCGATGCATCGGTTTTTTACGGTCAGGTTGTCGACCCCACGAAGACGCAGGTTCCTGCCGAAGATGTCGGTATAGCGAAACTCCCCGCAGGACCGCGCGGCGACAGTCCCTTTATCGTGGTTTCCTGGGGAATGAGCATTTCGAGCAAGACAAAAAACCCCGAAGCAGCGATGAAATTCCTCGATTGGGCCACCAGCAAGGAGCTTGCCATCAAAGGTATGCTTTCCAACATCACCATGGCCCGCAATTCCGCCTGGCAGGACAGCGAGGTCAGGGAAAAGATGAACCCCGGTTTGATCGAAACCCAGGCCCATGCGGCGCAGAATGGTTATCCCTTCGATCGTCCCTTCATGAGTTCCGTCGGGAAGGCCAGGGATCTCATCGGTGAGGTTATCATCGAATCTATCGATACAAAGGGAACATCACCCAGGCTCGAGGCCCTGGCTGCGGAAAAGACCGAGGCTGTTAACGAGTTGCTGAAAGCCGACGGAGAATACGGCGGAAATTAGGCCTTGCGTATCAAGTATCCCGGGGACAATATGTAATCATGTTGTCCCCGCTTTCCTTTTGTCACATACTTGAAAGGAGTTGTTGCAATGATCAAAAGCGGTTTTTTCGAGCGTAACCTCAGATATATATTCCCCCTCCCCGCGCTTTTCTTTGTTCTGCTGCTTATGGTCTTCCCCGTGGCCTATACCCTCGTCATCAGTTTTACCGATTGGGCCCTTACCTCGGGCAGGCCCATGAAGTTCGTCGGTTTTTCCAGCTATCTCGGGGTCCTCAAGGAACCGCGTTTTATCGATGCCTTCGGCCGTACCTTCTCCTTTACCATCGGTGCCGTCGTTCTCGAAGCCGTTATTGGGACCGTACTGGCGCTTGTTCTCAATCGCGAATTTGTGGGGAAAAATGGGATTAAATTCATCCTGCTGCTGCCGCTGGTCTCCACCCCTGTGGCCATCGGTATTGTCTGGAACCTTTTCTATGATCCTACCATCGGATTTCTCAACTATTGTCTGAGTATACTCGGACTACCCCAGAGCGGGTGGGTAACCGACGCATCAACGGTTCTTCCCTCGCTGATCATGGTCGATGTATGGCAGTGGACACCGATGATTGCCCTCATCGTCCTTGCCGGACTTGCAGGACTATCGTCGGAGCCCTATGAATCGGCGAGGGTCGACGGCGCGAATTCCACCCAGATTTTCTGTTTCATTACCCTTCCGATGATCATGCCGACGATCCTGACGGCTGTTATCCTACGGGCCATCGATGCGTTGAAAACCTTCGATATCATCTATGCAATGACCGGGGGAGGTCCCGGCTATGCTTCCGAGACCATCAACATCATGGCATACAAATACAGCTTCGAGTATTTCGACCTCGGCTCGGCATCGGCCATGCTTGTCTTCCTTTTTGTTTTGGTTCTTGCGGCAAGCCTCGGCGTGATGCGGCTTCGAAAACGATTCGAGGCATAGGGGGTAGCCATGAAACAGTCACCGGTTTTTCGTATCTTTTTTCCCATTCTTCTGGTGCTCATTATCGTACCGACCCTCTTCCCATTCCTCTGGATGCTCCTCTCTTCGATCAAGAGTCAGGTTGATATCATCTCCTGGCCGCCGAAATTTGTTTTTGATCCGACCATGATCAATTTCTACAAGGTCTTTAGGGAACAGGATTTCCTGAAGTACCTCATCAATTCAAGCATCGTCGGAGTCTCATCGGTTGCCCTTTCTCTTTTGATGGGGCTTCCTGCCGCCTATTCGATTGCACGGTTCGGACAAAAACGTCTTGCGGTCTTTATCCTTATCGCCCGGCTTATGCCGGGGATCTCCTTTTTGATGCCCTGGTATATCGTTTTTTCCCGGCTTGGTTTGATGGACAGCTATACAGCTTTGATTCTTTCCCATATCCTTATTGCCATGCCGGTTGTTGTCTGGGTCATGTCCGCCTATTTTGAGGGTGTCCCCAGGGAGCTTGAAGAATCGGCAATGATAGATGGGGCGACCCAGCAGTTTGCCTTTTTAAGGATCGTTCTTCCCCTCTCTGTTCCCGGGGTGGTGACGGCGACAACCTTGAGTTTTATCTTTTCCTGGAACAACTTTATGTTCTCTCAGGTTCTGAGCATGGAAAAGACGAAAACCCTTCCCATTGCCGTGTATAACTTTATGTCCTATGCGGAGGTTGACTGGGGCGGGGTGATGGCGGCTGCCGTTGCCATCATGGCCCCTGCGATTGTGTTGACCATGATTTTTCAGAAATATGTGGTAAAGGGGCTGACCATGGGGGCTGTAAAGGGGTGATATGATCCACGCAGAACTGATCGACAGGTCGGGGATAGCTCCCGACCATATGAAAGAGGAATTTTTCCGCGCCCTCGGGCGCTTTTCCGATCGCCGCCGTATTCTTCTTCTGCCGCCGGACATCACGAGGATGCACGGACTGGCAGGGCTTTTGACCTGCTGGGCGGTTGAGTTCTTCGGCCCTGCTGTAACTGCGATCATGCCTGCCCTGGGTACGCATGCCCCCATGACCGATCGGGAGATCAACCTTATGTTTCCCGGTATCGACCATCGCCTTTTCCTTGTTCACGACTGGCGCCATGACGTTGTTTCCCTCGGGACCGTTCCTGCCGAAGTGATTGAGGTGCTGTCCGAGGGACGCCTCTCCTGGAGCTGGGAAGCTGAAGTTAATCGCCGTATCGCCTTCGGGGAGCACGACCTCATTCTTTCTCTGGGCCAGGTGGTCCCCCATGAGGTAATCGGCATGGCAAACTATAACAAGAATATATTTATCGGTACCGGTGGAAGTGACGGGATCAATAAGAGCCACTATCTCGGGGCCGTATACGGCATGGAACGGATCATGGGAAGGATCGACTCCCCTGTGCGAAGTCTGCTCGATTATGCACAGGAGCATTTCGCCGGGGACATCCCTTTGGAGTACGCCCTCACCGTTATTGCCCGGACCGGGGAGGGGAACAAGCCGGTAGGGGTGTTCCTGGGAGATGACCGTCGCTGTTTCGAGGCTGCGGGCCGCCTTTCGGCGGAGCTTAACATCTGTCGTCTTGAGCATGCCCCCGAACGTGTTGTTGTTTATCTTGATCCCGCCGAATATCGATCGACCTGGCTTGGGAATAAAAGTATCTATCGAAGTCGGATGGCCATTGCCGACGGTGGAGAGCTTATCGTTCTTGCCCCGGGGGTGGAGCGCTTCGGCGAGGATGAAGAGATCGATCGTCTCATCCGTCGTTACGGCTATGCCGGAACCGATCGAATCCTCGAAGCGGTCGGGCAGGGGGGCGGCCTTTCGTCCAACCTTGCTGCGGCGGCACACCTTATCCACGGATCGAGCGAGGGCCGATTTTCCATCCG is a window from the Sediminispirochaeta bajacaliforniensis DSM 16054 genome containing:
- a CDS encoding sugar kinase — its product is MAQSTYDFIALGALVTRLDPGIVPFEYADHYDLHVSGGEFNVAANMARAFGKKTAVVSAMVDYPIGAKVEAEVRRMGVDGFYKRFSHNGVHGPNMAQVWSDRGQGVRAPVVFYNRANEAAALLGPGSFDWEKIFEGGVRWFHSGGIFAALSATTPELIIEGMKAAKEAGATVSFDLNYRAKLWSANAAEGIDPMLQAQKVLGEIAEYVDILVGNEEDLQKGLGLTGPQVEKVSKLDPSAFISMMETVGKRYPNIKAVATTMREVKSTNHHEWSAVLWSGGKAHRAPVCSLDVYDRVGGGDGFAAGLFASLLEEADPENAVRTGWAHGALLTSFPGDTTMATREQVEAFAAGGSARIQR
- a CDS encoding zinc-dependent alcohol dehydrogenase; the encoded protein is MKALVMHRYKQLSYEEVPEPKIASERDLIVKVKAAAICGSDVHGFDGSTGRRKPPVIMGHEASGEIVAIGNGVSGFAVGDRVTFDSTIYCSSCYYCRRGLVNLCDNRRVLGVSCEEYRQDGCFAEYVRIPNHIAYRLPEGLSFVDASLTEPAAVAAHAMSITPIELNDTMAVVGTGLIGLLLIQFLKAAASGRVIAIDTDEKRLATARSLGADMAINPASGTAADEIREITQGRGADRVFEAVGASAPIQTALEVVRKGGSVTLIGNVSPKIELPLQSVVTRQIMLFGSCAISGEYPAVLDMMLRNKIDLDPLISAVAPLSEGQSWFDRLYDREPGLLKVVLEP
- a CDS encoding carbohydrate ABC transporter permease, which produces MKQSPVFRIFFPILLVLIIVPTLFPFLWMLLSSIKSQVDIISWPPKFVFDPTMINFYKVFREQDFLKYLINSSIVGVSSVALSLLMGLPAAYSIARFGQKRLAVFILIARLMPGISFLMPWYIVFSRLGLMDSYTALILSHILIAMPVVVWVMSAYFEGVPRELEESAMIDGATQQFAFLRIVLPLSVPGVVTATTLSFIFSWNNFMFSQVLSMEKTKTLPIAVYNFMSYAEVDWGGVMAAAVAIMAPAIVLTMIFQKYVVKGLTMGAVKG
- a CDS encoding ABC transporter substrate-binding protein gives rise to the protein MKRVLVLVVMVGLCLPLFAGGQSEGTASEKPQEIRVLLANHPYGELLKQVIPEFEKETGIKVNVESLQESQLTQKLTTEFATNSSTVDVFMTRPLQEGLLFIKNGWYEPLDTYDFSDYPSNSVDIGRKNGHVYIIPLVTEWQVMYYRKDLFKAAGIEVPTNFTELEAAAKALTTNEVAGIGSRGKGGSAVTQLSSYLYNFGGLYLDNNVAVFDTPEAIEAFRYYGRLLGTYGPQGVTSMSWENLMPVFQAGKLAMWTDASVFYGQVVDPTKTQVPAEDVGIAKLPAGPRGDSPFIVVSWGMSISSKTKNPEAAMKFLDWATSKELAIKGMLSNITMARNSAWQDSEVREKMNPGLIETQAHAAQNGYPFDRPFMSSVGKARDLIGEVIIESIDTKGTSPRLEALAAEKTEAVNELLKADGEYGGN
- a CDS encoding lactate racemase domain-containing protein — its product is MIHAELIDRSGIAPDHMKEEFFRALGRFSDRRRILLLPPDITRMHGLAGLLTCWAVEFFGPAVTAIMPALGTHAPMTDREINLMFPGIDHRLFLVHDWRHDVVSLGTVPAEVIEVLSEGRLSWSWEAEVNRRIAFGEHDLILSLGQVVPHEVIGMANYNKNIFIGTGGSDGINKSHYLGAVYGMERIMGRIDSPVRSLLDYAQEHFAGDIPLEYALTVIARTGEGNKPVGVFLGDDRRCFEAAGRLSAELNICRLEHAPERVVVYLDPAEYRSTWLGNKSIYRSRMAIADGGELIVLAPGVERFGEDEEIDRLIRRYGYAGTDRILEAVGQGGGLSSNLAAAAHLIHGSSEGRFSIRYCPGALSREEVEKVGYRYDDFDMMMKRYRPDTLRDGWNEGGDGDPFFFISNPASGLWICDKIMQKGA
- a CDS encoding MurR/RpiR family transcriptional regulator encodes the protein MLEISCIYLIKSKYKEFSEKERLIADYILANPREAVHPSIEELAESVGISESTLVRFVKKLGYPGYQRFRIALATETVVPASRLFETQINENDDDVEVVFNSAISTLELSRNTLDRKAMTEAADLITSSERLYLFGTGGSNIVARDAFHKFIRTGLDCAMAEDYHMQLMLASQSCERCAALIISHTGENMDTLAIVEELKHSGCRTIMLTSNPRSPLARAGQISLSVQIASTSFVSEAFSARIAHLVVIDALYVEIMKRFDEAGVTHLEAMRQAIAKRRT
- a CDS encoding carbohydrate ABC transporter permease, yielding MIKSGFFERNLRYIFPLPALFFVLLLMVFPVAYTLVISFTDWALTSGRPMKFVGFSSYLGVLKEPRFIDAFGRTFSFTIGAVVLEAVIGTVLALVLNREFVGKNGIKFILLLPLVSTPVAIGIVWNLFYDPTIGFLNYCLSILGLPQSGWVTDASTVLPSLIMVDVWQWTPMIALIVLAGLAGLSSEPYESARVDGANSTQIFCFITLPMIMPTILTAVILRAIDALKTFDIIYAMTGGGPGYASETINIMAYKYSFEYFDLGSASAMLVFLFVLVLAASLGVMRLRKRFEA